The following proteins are co-located in the Manihot esculenta cultivar AM560-2 chromosome 9, M.esculenta_v8, whole genome shotgun sequence genome:
- the LOC110622325 gene encoding isocitrate dehydrogenase [NAD] catalytic subunit 5, mitochondrial: MASQLLRLALGSRSSQTLSSTATNPVTARNYSLLASAARAFSSATAPIKATLFPGDGIGPEIAESVKQVFKVAEVPIEWEEHYVGTEIDPRTQSFLTWESLESVRRNKVGLKGPMATPIGKGHRSLNLTLRKELNLYANVRPCNSLPGYKTRYDDVNLITIRENMEGEYCGLEHQVSVVESLKIITRQASLRVAEYAFHYAKTHGQEKVSAIHKANIMQKTDGLFLKCCREVAEKYREIIYEEVVIDNCCMLLVKNPACFDVLVMPNLYGDIISDLCAGLVGGLDLTPSCNIGEGGICLAEAVHGSAPDIAGKNLANPTALMLSAVSMLRHLELNDRADKIQDAILNTIAEGKYRTADLGGTSSTTDFTKAICDHL; encoded by the exons ATGGCTTCTCAGCTCCTCAGACTTGCTCTAGGAAGCCGCTCCTCCCAGACCCTCTCATCCACCGCCACCAACCCCGTTACTGCCCGTAATTATTCCCTATTAGCTTCGGCAGCCAGGGCATTCTCCTCCGCCACAGCTCCGATCAAAGCCACTCTCTTTCCCGGTGATGGTATCGGCCCCGAAATCGCCGAGTCCGTCAAACAG GTATTTAAAGTGGCTGAGGTGCCAATTGAGTGGGAAGAGCACTATGTTGGGACTGAAATAGATCCTAGAACCCAGAGTTTCCTAACATGGGAAAGTTTGGAGTCAGTTAGACGAAATAAAGTAGGTTTGAAAGGTCCAATGGCCACTCCAATTGGCAAAGGCCATCGTTCTCTGAATCTCACTCTGAGGAAAGAACTTAATTTGTATGCCAATGTCAGGCCTTGCAACAGCCTTCCAGGCTATAAAACCcggtatgatgatgtgaatctTATTACTATTCGTGAAAATATGGAAGGGGAATACTGTGGACTTGAACATCAAGTAA GTGTTGTTGAAAGTCTCAAAATCATTACTCGTCAGGCAAGTTTAAGGGTGGCTGAATATGCTTTTCACTATGCAAAGacccatggtcaagagaaagtgTCTGCAATTCACAAGGCAAACATTATGCAGAAAACAGATGGTCTGTTTCTTAAG TGCTGCCGTGAGGTTGCAGAGAAGTACCGTGAGATAATATATGAGGAAGTTGTTATTGACAACTGCTGTATGCTG CTTGTAAAGAATCCAGCCTGTTTTGATGTACTGGTGATGCCTAACCTCTATGGTGACATTATAAGTGACCTTTGTGCAGGATTGGTTGGTGGTTTGGACTTAACACCAAG CTGCAATATTGGTGAAGGAGGCATTTGTCTTGCTGAAGCTGTGCATGGTTCAGCACCTGATATTGCTGGGAAG AATTTGGCGAATCCCACGGCCTTGATGTTAAGTGCTGTTTCAATGTTGCGCCATTTAGAGCTCAATGACAGGGCTGATAAGATTCAGGACGCTATCCTTAACACCATTGCTGAGGGTAAATACCGAACTGCAGACCTAGGTGGCACTTCATCGACAACTGATTTTACAAAGGCAATATGTGATCATCTTTAA